From one Phocaeicola salanitronis DSM 18170 genomic stretch:
- a CDS encoding ABC transporter ATP-binding protein → MIEIKSIYKSFEDRNVLDDISFTFENGKTNLIIGQSGSGKTVLMKCLVGLLTPEKGEVLYDGRDFIAMDKDEKKALRREMGMIFQSAALFDSLSVLENVMFPLDMFSNKTYRERVKRAQFCLDRVNLLDAQNKYPGEISGGMQKRVAIARAIALQPQYLFCDEPNSGLDPKTSLVIDDLVHSITAEYNMTTIINTHDMNSVLGIGESILFIDRGHKEWEGTKNDVFASTNKRLNDFIFASDLLKKVKEEGVK, encoded by the coding sequence ATGATAGAAATAAAATCCATCTATAAGTCATTCGAGGACCGTAACGTATTGGATGACATCAGCTTTACGTTCGAGAACGGGAAGACCAACCTGATTATCGGGCAAAGCGGTTCGGGCAAGACCGTTTTGATGAAATGCCTCGTAGGGCTTCTCACGCCGGAGAAAGGGGAAGTCTTATACGACGGGCGTGATTTTATCGCCATGGACAAGGACGAGAAGAAGGCGCTAAGGCGTGAGATGGGCATGATTTTCCAAAGCGCAGCCCTGTTTGATTCGCTTTCCGTACTGGAGAATGTAATGTTTCCGCTGGACATGTTTTCGAACAAGACGTATCGTGAACGGGTAAAGCGGGCGCAGTTTTGCTTAGACCGCGTGAACTTGCTGGACGCCCAAAACAAATATCCGGGCGAGATTAGCGGGGGAATGCAGAAGCGTGTAGCTATCGCCCGTGCCATCGCCCTCCAGCCTCAATACCTGTTTTGCGATGAGCCAAACTCCGGACTGGACCCGAAGACTTCATTGGTCATCGATGATTTGGTGCATAGCATCACCGCCGAATATAACATGACCACGATTATCAATACGCATGACATGAACTCGGTATTGGGCATCGGCGAAAGCATTTTGTTCATTGACCGGGGGCACAAGGAATGGGAAGGCACGAAAAACGATGTGTTTGCATCCACGAATAAAAGATTGAATGACTTTATCTTCGCTTCCGACCTGTTGAAGAAAGTAAAGGAAGAAGGCGTTAAGTAA
- a CDS encoding MlaE family ABC transporter permease produces MVKPISTLGKYIMLMGRVFSRPERVRMYFKQYVNEMAQLGINSIGIVLLISFFIGAVICIQIKLNIESPWMPRFVVGYTTREILLLEFSSSIMCLILAGKVGSNIASELGTMRVTQQIDALEIMGVNSASYLILPKILGLITMIPVLVTFSIFAGVIGAFCTAWFAGIMNATDLEYGIQYCFVEWYVWCSFIKSFFFAFIISSVSAFFGYTVEGGSIAVGKASTDAVVSSSVLILFSDLILTKLLS; encoded by the coding sequence ATGGTAAAGCCAATTTCAACTTTAGGGAAATACATCATGCTGATGGGAAGAGTCTTCTCCCGCCCCGAACGGGTACGCATGTATTTCAAGCAATACGTCAATGAAATGGCGCAATTGGGCATCAATTCCATCGGGATTGTCTTGCTTATTTCTTTTTTCATCGGTGCCGTCATCTGCATCCAGATTAAACTGAACATCGAAAGCCCGTGGATGCCCCGCTTTGTGGTAGGATATACCACCCGCGAAATCCTTTTACTGGAGTTCTCGTCCTCTATCATGTGCTTGATTCTGGCGGGGAAAGTAGGCTCGAACATCGCTTCCGAATTGGGGACAATGCGTGTCACCCAGCAAATCGATGCCCTTGAGATAATGGGGGTCAACTCGGCTTCGTACCTGATTCTGCCTAAGATACTGGGGCTTATCACCATGATACCTGTATTGGTGACATTCAGTATCTTTGCCGGAGTTATCGGCGCGTTTTGCACCGCCTGGTTTGCCGGTATCATGAACGCGACCGATTTGGAATACGGCATCCAATATTGTTTTGTGGAATGGTATGTATGGTGCAGCTTCATCAAATCATTCTTCTTTGCCTTTATCATATCCAGCGTATCGGCTTTCTTCGGCTATACGGTGGAAGGAGGCTCCATAGCGGTGGGAAAGGCAAGCACCGACGCCGTGGTGTCGAGCAGCGTGCTGATTCTGTTTTCTGATTTAATCCTGACCAAATTACTTAGCTAA